AGTAAACTAATGACGCTGGATTGCGTCAGATGTGGACTGATTCAAGGTACAAGTGGAGGTAGAGGTGGTTGGATGATGATATTCGAGGAGCTAAGGATGTAGTCTGTCGATATAAGGGTTAACGTCACCAATGTGGGGGTGACATGTTGATGACATGTGACGTGGTGcggaaataaaaatcaattggttaGTTTATGACtaagccaacataacttggaatccaccaagaaaattgagggaaacctcaaaaatattattagttGATCAATCCTCTTTTTTACGGTTACAGCcctataaatattaaaaagaaacaagaaaaccataatgaaataaaaaagtaTTACTCCCCCGTCACAATTTGCCTGTCACCCTTTGAAAATCCAAGTAACAAGGATAATTTTGGAAcacaacaacaaaattgttaattaatgaaaaaaaaaagtgacactagttttgggacaacccaaaatagaaagaaggaCAACAAAAAAGGGATGGAGGGTGTAATTGACTAGAATTCTTATTAAGTACTAAAACTCCTAATAATTCTATGAGAAATGGACTCTAATAAGGAaagtaaataattaaactaactctTAGGAAACTATTAAATCTTGTCAATCTTGTCCAACGTGGGCTAACTAGTTGCTTTTAGCTGACTAATTTTGGCGTTGGTAGGACTTGGTCGTATGGACCATGTCGGGGGGTGTTTTAGATATTATGTTTGGTCATGATAATAAGAATGATAAATTAGTGGTAACTAGGCTTTGCTTTACTTGTCATTAGTTTGTGGTCAATATTGACTAAGTTGAATGACCATTTTTGGTCATTAAAAATTCCATGATAGTTGTATAAATCATAGAATTCTACGATCTTGTGGATTTTATTTGAAGAGTTTTCATGACCacctttattttctattttttggactgtttcattttcttttctgttaTTGGTACTCTTGATCGTTTTGCTTTCTGATCCCAATGTTTTGGGACACGTAGCATCTTTGTTGACACTGTAAGTCGTAAACAGGGGTAAAAGATGCTAGTGACAAGAAAATTCTTGTTGATATGCTCTTTTGGGCTGTGGACAATCCTGCTCCAGCAAATTATTTGCTGATTTCCGGTGATAGGGATTTTTCTAATGCTCTCCATCAATTGCGCATGCGGAGATATAATATTCTATTAGCCCAACCGCAGAAAGCATCTGCACCTCTTATTGCTGCGGCGAAGAACATATGGCTATGGACAAACCTAGTAATTGGAGGACCCCCTCTTACAAGTGGCGAATCCTCACAACTTCTTGTTAATGGCGATGATACTTGTAACCCTGTAACATCACAAAATTCATTGTCCGAACCTATTATACCAAGTAGACCAATATCTTTCAACTCCGAACGCCTTTCATCGGGGAACCAAAAGTCTTCTGTTATTGGAAGAATTGGTGACAACAAATTTACTTCGAAACATTTGCGCAAAACCTCTGATTTGCCAAGAATATCAAGAGCCTCTAGTGCGTCAGTTACAGTCGCAGTTCAAGAAGGCAAGGTCAAGGAGCAGCCCGAGCATTCACAGACAAAGCTGTTTAAAAATGCCCCACATGAATTTTTTGAGAAGAGTGATAATTCTGTTTTCACGAGTCCGCCTGCTCCCAATTTCCATCCCGGCCATTCTGACCAGTTGAGAAGTAACAGCAACAACTTTTTAGGCAATCCTCCTAATCACAGTCCTCTTCCCTTGAGGCCAAATAACCAACATGTATCTACTTTTGCACCTCCAAATTTTCAGAATAATTGTTTTCGTCCAGTGCCTTCAAGACCAGATGTTCCTAGATTCCCTTCAGCCCCATTAACAGGTGTGCCTGATGTTGGTAAGCTAAATATATCTGAATGCCCCAACTATGCTCAAAATCCTTCTAATTTCGATCATCAAATTGGAGAAGAGTTTATATTTAAAGCAGGATCTAATGAGTCGCCCAATCCAGCTAGCTTAAATATACCACAGAAAGGCAATATCACGCACAACTGCCAGGGAATTCACCAAGATATTAACAATTGGCAGTTTCATGGTGTTGAATTTTCACATCCTCCTTCCCCAGCAATGGTAACTGGCACTGCATCTAGTGATGGTGTTTGGGTGGCTAGCTTAAATATACCACAGAAAGGCAATATCACACACAACTGCCAGGGAATTCACCAAGATATGAACAATCGACGGCTTCATGGTGTTGAATTTTCCCGTCCTCCTTCCCCAACAATGGTAGCTGGCACTGCTTCTAGTAATGGTGCTTGGGTGGCTAGCTTAAATATACCACAGAAAGGCAATATCACGCAAAACCGCCAGGGAATTCACCAAGACATGAGCAATCAGCAGTTTCATGGTGTTGAACTTTCTCGTCCTCCTTCCCCAGCAATGGTAGCTGGCATTGTTTGTAGTAATGGTGTTTGGGGAGCTCAAGGACACCCCCCGCCATCTGAGTATGTGCAAGGTCTTATTGGAATTGTTCTACTTGCCTTAAACACCCTGAAAACTGAAAAAATAGTGCCTACTGAAGCAAACATAATGGAGTGCATTCGTTATGGAGATCCAAAACACCGAAATACAGATGTAAAGAAGGCTCTGGAGAGTGCGATCGAACAAAATATGGTGGTGAAGCAAAACTTAGGTTCACTGCAACTGTATATTGGTAAACACAAGAAATTATGGAAGTGCTTGAATCCCAAAGGTGGCAATCCTAATGTGTATCCAAAAGCAATATGGGACGTAATACAAGATTTTCTTACCTCCTCTGCTGGAAGATCCGCAATTCTGTCTTCTCAATGCAGGTATGACTTTTTCTCTGTGTGGATACGTGCATGAGTTTTGAAGGTCTTATGATAGTAACTATTATATCTGGTTGTCCATATGTTGTACAGATATGAAGCTGCTTTGGTTTTAAGGAAGGCATGCTTGGAGGAGCGAGCTTTAGGCGAGGTACTCATGATCTTGAATATGGTAATTGCGATCAAGAAATGGATTATACATAATCCATCAGGTTGGCAACCAATTGTGATTACTCTTTCAGAGACTGACACTGTGTAGTTACTTGAACTTGGTGCTTGATCTGCTGGAGATTAGTTTCACAGCGGCTAAGTATATTGCGGAactattatcatcatcatcatcatcaatcctAAAACTATGTTGGATGGTCCTTTTGAAACATTGCTCAGTAAAGTAGGTGTCAGGTATTCTACCGccctctttgtttttcttttttggggagCTCTGTTTGGcttttgaagggaaaaaagaagatttATACTACCGAGATGAAGCATTATGCACACTATCACGACAGTAATTCTCCAGCTGCAGAGTTGTATCCCGTCATTTTATGCAATGTAAGCTTACCTTGAATAAGATGTTCGTACGTAGCTAATGAGGCTTTTGTCTACTTCACACCACTACTGTTCATCAAGACATTTTGGTCCATGCTGGATGGACAAGAAGTTACTAAACCCTTGTTTTTTTACAGTTAAATTTGATGAGTAAGCCCCAGCTGTGAAAGAATGGCGTGATTATTTGTTTATTGCATGAAAGGAGAAGCCAACATGTAGTTCGGGTCTTTCACTGGTTCTGTCATTGGCAGTGTGCCGAGTATTAACTTTTGCTTACTTTTCATGCTAGACGACTCCTGGGTATTTTTATGTTGAGGCTGGGTGTATAATCCAAACTTAACTATACAGGCACACCGGTAAAGAGATTCTTACGAGGTCATTGTGTGAAGGTGAATTTGATAGTTTACATTCTGGATGGGAAGAACGTTTATGGCTGAATAATATCGCGACTATAAACAAGTTCAAGGTTTAAGTTTTCTCTGGGAGGTGAGTAACCTATTAGGCATTCATGGTTTCATGTATGTGACTATGTGGTAGCTGGGCTATGGTGGACTTGGCACTTGAAATGTGTACTGTAATTGGTTACTTGCTAGCAAAgactgcttctttttttctatgTTTAGAACTTTTAAGATTTTCTTGTATATGAAATTTGGTTGTGGTAAACAAATTTATTTGGGTTGCTGACGAAACTATGAACATAGCCtgtttaatatatattcaaCTTCGGTTTATGTTTTTGCGGTTGTTTGATCAATTTTGATCACCAAAGGTTGGAACCTGGGCTGGTAGAGTCACTGACCATGGTGAAAACTAAGGTTGCGTTTGGACTGGCTCATATTACACCCCTCTATTCACGCCAGATTTAGAAGTCCCCAATAAGTTATCATGTCTAGAAAGAATGTGGGACAGCAGCCACAATGAGAAAGCCAAGTCACAAACAAAAAAGTAATTCAACATCACTATACAATGGTAGTATAATAATGAAATGACACCAAATTTAACTTAAAATGCCACATTATTTCACAATGCAGAATTGTTCCAACTGCAAGTATCAGATCAAGGAAGAAAGGGATTGTGCGAAGGATATGCCTCCTTTTGCCTTTTATAAGCCCTGAGAAGAGAGATTGAAAGAAATGTGTGTAACTATTTACTCTCCCAACAAACTTCTACAACAAAGTACCACTAAATCACTAATCACCTGGTTGCATTTGAACCCCCGAGGCCAAGAGTTCCTAGTATAATGAAAAGGAAAGGGATCTTAATTAAGGCCTGATTCCTGCTTCCACCACTTGCCCTTGGCACTCCTGTTCTCACCACTCGTGAATATGTGGctaattaagagagagagagagtgagcaGGAAGCAACCATAATGAAcatatgaaaagaaaagcaaaaaagaagCGCTTGGTTGTTTTAGATAGACAAGAATGACAAGAAAGGTACCTGAAGCCGAACCTTCTCTGCTTGCACCTGTTAATAATCATCACATTCAAAACCAAGCAAACTCTGTGTGAATATTCCACTTGTGCAAACTACTTTTTTTatctgtaaatatatatatatcttgacgTGTAGTTCTTAAGAGCTAAACATGGTTTGCAAACTCCAATCCGAATGGGCATCTTAATATGGTCTTCAAGGATTCCAATGCACAAGGCAGGTATCCCCGTTTGGGAAAGCATTTGAGGCAAGAAACCTCCAAACATCAACACAAAACCCAGCCATCGGGGATTGAGATTTAGAAAGAATGAAAGCAGTCAAATCAAAATGCAGCAACAAAATCATGACAATCATGCAAAGTCAGCATTTATGTGAAGGATGACGCTAGATCAAGAATAGTACAAAACAAAAAAGCCGCGGAAGATACAAGTGCAACACCCAAACAAATAAATCAGTTTATGTAGCGACCCAATGACTGGACCACTGTTGCACAAATCTTTGTACCACTGCAATGATATAATAACTATTAAAAGAtagaaattcaaacaaacatattTTCTTCACTCTCATTGTCGTCCATTTGGTCTAGATATATCTGTTCCATCTCAGTGTATCTATTCCCGGAGAGAAAAATCAGAAATTTAACACAAACCCTAACATCCGTAAGCAGAAAGTAAACCAACATTGAATATCGTACAATATTTTAGGAAAAAGAATACAAAGTTCAATAGTACCTCATCTTCAGGCACGGCTTGTTTATCGGACTCCACAAGCCAGTTATTCGTCATGCTTTCCAACATGACACTGAAAAGGAAATTACATCATCAAGCTTTTTTCGTAGTTAGCATCCCATCAGCCGAAAGTTGTACATATGTCATAAGCAAGTTAGTTCCGTTTCTTCTGAGGCAGACAACAACTATGCCTTTTGCTGTGAACATGATCATACACAATCAGGATATGTTCACATTCAAGAGATCAGCATGTCTAAGTACGCGTATAGAAAATTGTTGTAGCTCCAAGCAATTCATCTCATGTTGCCACCATGAAGACAGTTTGAATTTCCATCATCACAAGAATATTGAATTCATGGATAATTAGCTAGCATATATCAAGCAATATCGCCTGGATATACCTCTGTTCTTGTACTTATAGCGAAATCAATTCCAATCAGTTTTTGCGGATATAGACTCCAGGATCCAATAGCATCAAAGAGAAAATGATATTATCAATCCAAAACTACAACTGTGAGTCTGCAAAATCAGTAATATAAAATCTCATTGTGGAACATTTCCAAAACAAATGGtgtcatttttttcttcagaaGATGCTAATGACATCTGTactgcaaaaaagaaaatgaaaggagAAAGTAGCAAAGCAGACATTACCTAGAAGATTAACAGCATCTAGTCAGCAGATTAATAGTATTGACCATGAAGAAGACCtcaaagaacaagaacaaccgaTTATGGAACGAATTTACCTTTTTGACATGCTGAAACCTGATCAAATGCAATTTTCTTATTGCATGCTTAGTTAGTGGTAGAGttacaggggtgcaacctaaaggtcaaATGTTCAATTATTAGAAACAGTCTCTCTACATATATTATGtagggtaaggtctgcgtatatCTTGATTGTCCCCAGCCCCGCCCACTACGGGAGTcatgcacgggtgttgtttacctaccTTTACCGTCCCCAAATACCCGACTGACTTTTTTTCCCTCTCAATAACATTCAATTAAACCCTTGGGCAACCGTATGCTAATTGCAGAAGCCATAGTTCGGAGATAAGCATTGAACTCAAAACAAGGGCAATTAGACAAAGGGAAAACattttgaaaaaggaaaaaagaatttTCCAACAAAAAGCCAACAGGTTCAACAAATCAAGGTAAGATATTCAATTGGAGAGCTCATGGAATTTGTAATCACCCAGTATTTATCAAGTCTATAGGCTGGCTTCACTAGTGTATTAGTCATTTATGCTCATCCAATAATTTTACTTGCCCATTCAAGGAGTTTGCAAACCACGATCACTTAAGCCGCAATTTTAATCTATCTCGTAACACAAAAAGACAGGAGGGGTTACCAGATACCAGGCTGGTGTAAGCTTCTGAAATCTGCCATAGATGCACGAGCCAAGGTCAGACTAACTAAACAACTATGAAAAGTATAGAATAGTTAAAAACCATTTCTTATCCACAATCTCTAACTCCTATTCCTAGTTAAAAACCATTTCTTATTTCATTGGTATCTACAGGAAAATAGAATAGTAACATATGAGCTGAGTTGATATGCCGTACTAGAAACAAAGCATCCGAACTTGTCAAGAAGAAGACAGAAATAATTCCAGGACCAGAATGAGAATGCAGAGAAATCTAAGAATAGTACAGCAGGCCTCATTTTGCTTACCAATTTAAACTTGGACTCAGCTTTAGACTTCTCACCAACAGGGAAGAGATCAGGATGAGACTCCCATACTTTCTTTCTGTAAGCTGCTTTAACCTAACCAACACCATCACCAGCTTATTACACACGATTGAACTTTCCATTCCAAgttcaaaaactaaaaaagaaacaaaagaacatTGAAACAATATCAACCGCTTCAGCTAATCCATGGGATTCATGTCAGAAATGTGAAACACACGATCAAAGGAAGAATTCCCCa
This sequence is a window from Tripterygium wilfordii isolate XIE 37 chromosome 8, ASM1340144v1, whole genome shotgun sequence. Protein-coding genes within it:
- the LOC120004301 gene encoding uncharacterized protein LOC120004301, which encodes MGGDANGSSSGGTMTAEPQYVAAKTSVWWDIENCQVPKACDTHAIAQNISSALAKMNYCGPVSISAYGDTNGIPNTVQKALSSTGIALNHVPTGVKDASDKKILVDMLFWAVDNPAPANYLLISGDRDFSNALHQLRMRRYNILLAQPQKASAPLIAAAKNIWLWTNLVIGGPPLTSGESSQLLVNGDDTCNPVTSQNSLSEPIIPSRPISFNSERLSSGNQKSSVIGRIGDNKFTSKHLRKTSDLPRISRASSASVTVAVQEGKVKEQPEHSQTKLFKNAPHEFFEKSDNSVFTSPPAPNFHPGHSDQLRSNSNNFLGNPPNHSPLPLRPNNQHVSTFAPPNFQNNCFRPVPSRPDVPRFPSAPLTGVPDVGKLNISECPNYAQNPSNFDHQIGEEFIFKAGSNESPNPASLNIPQKGNITHNCQGIHQDINNWQFHGVEFSHPPSPAMVTGTASSDGVWVASLNIPQKGNITHNCQGIHQDMNNRRLHGVEFSRPPSPTMVAGTASSNGAWVASLNIPQKGNITQNRQGIHQDMSNQQFHGVELSRPPSPAMVAGIVCSNGVWGAQGHPPPSEYVQGLIGIVLLALNTLKTEKIVPTEANIMECIRYGDPKHRNTDVKKALESAIEQNMVVKQNLGSLQLYIGKHKKLWKCLNPKGGNPNVYPKAIWDVIQDFLTSSAGRSAILSSQCRYEAALVLRKACLEERALGEVLMILNMVIAIKKWIIHNPSGWQPIVITLSETDTV
- the LOC120004302 gene encoding dnaJ homolog subfamily B member 2 isoform X1 → MLGDEARVLLGFPANSRPSPSQVKAAYRKKVWESHPDLFPVGEKSKAESKFKLISEAYTSLVSGASREGSASATYSRVVRTGVPRASGGSRNQALIKIPFLFIILGTLGLGGSNATRAYKRQKEAYPSHNPFLP
- the LOC120004302 gene encoding dnaJ homolog subfamily B member 8 isoform X2, whose translation is MLGDEARVLLGFPANSRPSPSQVKAAYRKKVWESHPDLFPVGEKSKAESKFKLISEAYTSLVSDKKSSLHKWNIHTEFAWF
- the LOC120004302 gene encoding dnaJ homolog subfamily B member 8 isoform X3, producing the protein MLGDEARVLLGFPANSRPSPSQVKAAYRKKVWESHPDLFPVGEKSKAESKFKLISEAYTSLVSDSQL